The Terriglobales bacterium nucleotide sequence GGCGAATCGGCCGACTACTACCACTGGCACATCGAACTGATTCCCAAACTGACGAAGGTGGCCGGCTTCGAATGGGGCACCGGGTTTTACATCAATCCCACATCGCCGGAAGAAGCAGCCCGGTACCTGCGGGAAGCAGTAATCGAAACCCCAGAACTGGCAAGCACGCGATAGCAACAGAATCCGGCGGTGCTCCCGTCGGATCTCGTTCAGACACAACTCTCCTGACTGCGTTTCAATTTAGGAATCAGTGGCGAAGATGGAAGTCGGGGCTAGAGTTCGGCGACGCGGGATTTTTCTTCGATCGCCATATCTTTGAACTCACTCGAATCGAAGACTTCTCCGCATTCCTGGCACTCTACAAATTCCGCGTCTTCCTCGCGCGCGACAACACGCACGCGAGGATGCTTGCAGACTTGTTCCATGCTGATTCTCTGAGGAGGAAATTTTGCAGGTGTGGATTGGGTAGCGCTCATACTCCGGGAATTTTCTGTCCGGTTTTGGGAGATTGTAGCCTGACTAGTTGCCATGTCAAGCGTCTATTGGAGACAGGTGATTACGATGAGAGTTGCTAAAAGGTAGGTTGCCGGAGCGCATTATCAGCATTCGCCAGTCGCGCTTTCGGCCAACAGAGTGCCCGGCAGCCTTGGACGGAGAGTCTATCCCGTTCTGGAATAACCGCTTAGCACATCGCGAGTCTCCGGGGTGTCGCCGAATGCCGCTTGCGGAGTACCGAATCCCTAGTTTTCAATCTCCCGCGCGTTCGACTTCGACCAGGCACGAATAGAACGTAGGCCCGCCACCCATGTCGGTAAGCCGTTCAGAAGTAAGGGCGTTGATGCCGATTCCATCCGGCATGAGCTTTGTCCAATTGAGGCGTGTCGCGACCACTCCCGGCTGCACTGCTCCATCGACCAGCGAAGTCAACCGAATTTCACCACGATCATTGAAGATGCGGACAGCGTCGCCTTCCGAGATGCCCCGCAGCTCGGCATCTACCCGGCTCATTTCCAATTTGTTCATTTTGGGCTCGAGTGGCTGGTGCGAACCGAGGTTGCAAAAGGTCGAGTTAAGGAAGTTATCGGCCTTTCGTGCCAGAAGCTCCAGCGGATACCTTGCCGCCTGTTGTGAGTGCCGCGATTCAACCGGAGCCTTAAATTTCCCGACGGGATCGAGGCCGAGCTTCGTCAGATCATCGTTCCAGATTCGCGCCTTACCGTCGGAAGTGGGAAAACCGCCTTCCGCAAATGGGACAAACTCATCAGTCCCGAAATTTAGCCGAATGTGACCTTCGCGCTGCAGTCGCTCGCGCGTGATGCCCTTGAGCCATGGATCAGGACTCTCCAACGCCGCATCGATCATCTGATCAACGGTTTCGCGGAAGCATGGTTCCGTGAAACCCATTCGTTGCGCAAGCTCGCTGAACATTTCGACATTGCACTTCGATTCACCTACGGGCGCTATAGCCTGGTTCGAAATCTGCAGGTAGTAATGCCCATAAGCCTGCTGAATGTCTTTTTGCTCGAAGAAGGTGGTTGCGGGCAGAAGGATATCCGCGTAGTCGGTCGAGTCGGTGAAGAATTGGTCGTGTACGACCGTAAACAGATCCTCGCGCATGAATCCGCGCACCACGTCGTTGTGGTTCGGCGCTATCGCTGCTGGATTCGAGTTGTAAACGAAAACCGCTTTCACGGGTGGATCGCTCAATTTTGTGAGCGCCTGTCCTAACTCCGCCATGTTTACCACTCGTGCGGGACGACCGAGCGGGCTGCTGAGCATCAAATCCGAGCGCTCCAGAACTTCCTTGTTCAGCTTGAATGCGCCGCTACATGAAAGCTGGATGCCTCCGCCTGGGTGCTTCCACGCGCCAGTGATGCAGGGAAGCATGGTGATCAGGCGAATGTTCGTGCCGCCATTTTCACATCGCTGGACACCGTAATTCACGCGAATAGCCGCCGGAGTTGTCGTCGCATACTCGCGCGCGAGCTTTACGATGTCCTCCGCCGAAATGCCTGTCCATTCCGATACGCGATGCGGCGCATACTCCTGAACACGTTTGGTCAGCTCCTCAAAGCCGTTAACGTACTTCTGTACGTAATCTTCGTCGAACAGCTTCTCGGCAATGATCACGTGCATCAGCCCAAGTGCCAGCGCAGAATCCGTTCCAGGATTGATGGGCAGATGCCAGTCAGCACACTGTGCGGTCCGCGTTTTATAAGGATCGATCACGACGAGTTTTGCGCCGTTACGCCGCGCCTCCTCGATGAACGGCCACAGGTGAACATTGTTGCCGTGAATATTCGCGCCCCACGCAATGATGTACTTCGCCCGCCGAAACAGCTCTGTATCAGTTCCGATCTTTCGCCCAAGAACGGAAACTAATGCTTCGCCGCCTGCTGTAGAGCAGATAGTGCGATCGAGCTGCGATGCGCCGAGCCGATGGAAGAACCTGCGGTCCATTGATCCGTAGCTGAGCACCGCTGTAGTGCCGGCATAGGAATAAGGCAGAATCGCCTCAGGTCCGAATTGGGAACTAATTTCGCGGAACCGTCGCGCAATCTCGTCGTAAGCCTTGTCCCAGGAAATTCGTTCAAAGATTTGCCACACGTCCTCACGGTTACGTACGCCGTGCCCCTTCGGCGCGATCCGACGCATGGGGTAGAGCACCCGATCGGGCGAGTACACCCGATCGAGATACTTCGCCACTTTGGCGCACAAAAACCCACGTGTCACCGGATGCGCGGGATCTCCGCGCAATCGTGTTGCACGCCCGAGATCATCAACGGTGATTAGAACTCCGCATGAATCCGGACAATCGTGCGAGCACGCCGCGTGGACTGTTTTGGGCATGATGACAAATTATAAGCACTTAACCAAACTCATTGCGCGGAAGATTTGAACAGAGAGGGCACGGAGATAAAAAAGGAATCCCCAAAAACCCGATTGCCAAAGTCAAACCGCGATAGTCGAGCCTTGCCTCAACAGATCCCCTTCGAGTCCTCCGGGTTGAAATTGCGAAGGCTGCATTTTTGCGACTTCGAGGTGCATGCAGCGTCTAATCCTCAGCAACTTTGCAGGGCTCCCCCACGGCGAATAACAGGTATTACCTCAGTTACTTTCCTTATCCGCTACATTGGGAGACTCTGGAATAGTCTTCTAATGGGTTTGCGCCGTATTATTCCGTCGGTTGCTCCGTTCGCGCTGGCATTTCTGCTCAGCGGCTTTTCCCATGCACAAAGTTCCGCCACGCCGCAAGCTGCTTTTGTCGGACCAAGCGCCGCGCCTGAGTATTCGATTGTTCCCTTGATGCCGCGGCTGACGCCGGATCTCGCTTTGACCACTTACGAGCTCGGGATGCAGCTTCAGACCACCGGCCTGGGCGGCTACACGGCTACGAGTCTCATAGACGCCGAACTGCCTGATTCAACGCAAAAGGCCGAGTTCGAGCTGAAGCAGCACTATGCTGCTCCGGCGGCGCTCGAGTTTTCTCCTCTGCGCTGGTCGGGCGACGCGTTTGTGAAGAGCAACGTGATTGTGCGACTGCTGCAGTCGGAAGTGGATCATGTGCATCGCCGCGAGCAGTCGCAGACAGCCATCAGCTCGGCGAATTACAAGTTCAGCTACAAAGGTTCATCGCTGATTAAGGATGTTCCCGTCTATGTCTATGAAGTAAAGCC carries:
- a CDS encoding molybdopterin-dependent oxidoreductase — protein: MPKTVHAACSHDCPDSCGVLITVDDLGRATRLRGDPAHPVTRGFLCAKVAKYLDRVYSPDRVLYPMRRIAPKGHGVRNREDVWQIFERISWDKAYDEIARRFREISSQFGPEAILPYSYAGTTAVLSYGSMDRRFFHRLGASQLDRTICSTAGGEALVSVLGRKIGTDTELFRRAKYIIAWGANIHGNNVHLWPFIEEARRNGAKLVVIDPYKTRTAQCADWHLPINPGTDSALALGLMHVIIAEKLFDEDYVQKYVNGFEELTKRVQEYAPHRVSEWTGISAEDIVKLAREYATTTPAAIRVNYGVQRCENGGTNIRLITMLPCITGAWKHPGGGIQLSCSGAFKLNKEVLERSDLMLSSPLGRPARVVNMAELGQALTKLSDPPVKAVFVYNSNPAAIAPNHNDVVRGFMREDLFTVVHDQFFTDSTDYADILLPATTFFEQKDIQQAYGHYYLQISNQAIAPVGESKCNVEMFSELAQRMGFTEPCFRETVDQMIDAALESPDPWLKGITRERLQREGHIRLNFGTDEFVPFAEGGFPTSDGKARIWNDDLTKLGLDPVGKFKAPVESRHSQQAARYPLELLARKADNFLNSTFCNLGSHQPLEPKMNKLEMSRVDAELRGISEGDAVRIFNDRGEIRLTSLVDGAVQPGVVATRLNWTKLMPDGIGINALTSERLTDMGGGPTFYSCLVEVERAGD